From Ignavibacterium sp.:
CTGTTAAAGGATCAGTTCCTACAACTTCAGCATCGAAGGTTCTCTTATCAGCGAGATTGACTGTTACTTTTGTTGCTTTTTCAACTACATGATTATTAGTTAATATATAACCATCTTCTGAAATTATGATTCCGCTCCCGCTGCCGCGTTGTTCTTCAGGCAAATCTTTGAATGGGAAAAAGAAAAAGTCTTCGTGTGGATTTTCCCGTTCGGCTACAACTGTAATCTGAACAATTGCAGGAGTTACCTTTTCAGCAACTTCAATGAATGCTTTTGAGAAAGAAGTTGCATCAGCATCAAGATTAACAGGTGGAATTTTTGCACCAAGATTTATATCTGCTAATCCTGGTCGAACAAATCCAAAACCAGATACTAATAAAGCGCCAAAGACAATTCCAATAGAAACCAACAGTATTGCACTTATGATTCCTTTTTTGTTTAGTTTCATTTTATTCCTCCTATCGATAGAAATATTTTATTAAACTCTACTTGAACATTTCCAATGATTGAATTCCCTTAAAGTCAGGAATATGTTCTTTAACATATCTTTCAAGAAAAGAATTCCCTTCATCGATTGTTGTAACTTTCAATCCATTCAGAAATTTCTTGTTCTTTAGACAATAAAGAAATTTGAAAAGTTCCGACTCAATTTTTTCAAATCCAGAATGAGACTGAAGACATTCATTACAAATAAATCCCGTGGAAAAATTATACCCGATTGAAAATTCAGGTGTTAACTCTTTTCCACAAATCGAGCATTTATCAATCATAATTTCGTAACCTGTTTCAGTAATTAGAAACATAAAAAATCTTGCAAACAAAATTGATGGCGATTCTTTTTTATTTTCAAAATGCTCGAGTATTCTAACAAGACCCTTAAACAGACGTGAGTTTGATTCATTTTCAATCGTTAAGTTGCGAACAAGCTCAAGAACTGCAAAAGCATATTTTGTGGATTCAAGATCAGATTTAATATTCGGAAAGTGTGAAATCAAGTCTGCAGATGATACAATTTGAAGTTCTCTAGATTCTTTTTTATAGAATATTACTTCTATGTGATTTAATGTATCAACAATCAAAGCAAGTTTTGATTTTGGTGATCTTGCACCCTTTAAAATTGCAGGAACTTTTCCGTTATGGTCTGTATAAAGAGTTACAATTAAACTACTATCACTGTAGTTCATTTTTCCAAGAACTATTGCTTGTGTTTTTATTATCTCACTCATCTTATGAAGTTATATGGAAATGTAAACACACCTTCTTCGGTAATAATACCTCTGATAAGATGCGAAGGAGTTACATCAAATGCAGGACAAAAACATTGGTATGATTCTTTTCCTACCTGCTTATCACCAATAAACAAAAGTTCTTTACTATCTCTGAATTCAATGGCAATTTCAGCTCCGGTTGCGATTGTTCTGTCAATTGTAGTTGATGGAGCCGCAATATAGAATGGAATATTGTGATAATTACAAAGCACAGCGAGATTGTATGTCCCGATTTTATTTGCTGTATCTCCGTTTAATGCAATTCTGTCAGCACCGGTAATCACTAAATCTATTTTGCCTTCCTGCATTAAAACTGCTGCAGAAGAATCTGTTTGAACAGTAAATGGAATTTCATTCTTTTCTAATTCGAATGCAGTTAATCGCAATCCCTGAAGTAATGGTCTGGTTTCATCTACAAAAACATGATTTATTAATTGATGATCAAAAGCATTTTTTATAATTGCAAAAGCGGTTCCAAAACCGGCAGTTGCTAAAGCACCTGTGTTACAATGTGTAAGAACATTTGATCGCTTAAGGAAAATATTCAAACCATTTTTTGCAATCTTCTCAGAGAATTTTTCTTCATCAGAAAAAATTTTATGCGCAGTTAATAGTAGAGACTCATAAACATTACTATCATCCATACTGGAATAAACTTTTTCAATTTCTTTCAAAGCAAAAAATAAATTAACTGCAGTTGGTCTTGTGGTTGCAAGTCTGTTATAAACTTTATTAAAAAAATTATCATCCTTTTCATTTTTATTTTTGAAAGCCAAAGCACAAGCATAAGCTGCCGCTATTCCAATTAAAGGAGCTCCTCTTATTTCAAGGCGTTCAATTGCTTCTGCTATTCGGATGTAATCATCAGTTGAGATATAATTTTCCTGTAAAGGGAGTTTTGTCTGATCAATAAAAATCAGATGATCATCTTCGAACTTTAGCGGGAAGTAAGAATTATTCTTCATCAAACCTTGATAGATTCATAAATTGTCTGAAACGATCCTGAATTTGTAAGTATGATAATTCCTCTAATCCTTTCGTACTGAATTTTTCTACACAAAATGAAGCCATTGTGCTTCCATAAATAACAGCACGTTTTAAACTCTCTGATGATAAGTCTCTTGTTTTAAATAGATAACCAATAAAACCACCAGCAAAAGAATCTCCTGCTCCAGTTGGATCATAAATAGATTCCATTGGAAAAGCCGGCGCAGAAAAAATTGTCTCTTCTGTGAAAAGCAATGCACCGTGTTCACCTTTTTTGATAATCAGGATTTCTGGTCCCATTGCTCTTATCATTTTAGCAGCTCTAATAAGATTTGGTTCGTGGGCAAGAAGTCTTGCTTCAGAATCATTTATAATCAGGACATTCACTCTTGGTAACAACTCCAATAATTCTTTTTTCTTTCCCTCAATCCAGTAATTCATTGTATCGCAGACAACAAATTGCGGATTTTCCATCTGGTCCAAAACTTTTGATTGAAGCACAGGATCAATATTACCGAGACAAACAAATTTAGATTTTCGTGCACTATCCGGAATAACCGGATCAAATTTTTCAAATACATTTAATTCAGTATAAAGTGTATCTCTTACATTCAAATCATAATGATATTTCCCTGACCAGCGAAAAGTTTTTCCTCCTTCAACAATCTGCAGACCCTCGAGGTCGATGTTATGAGTGTTTAACATATCTATGTATTCTTTTGGAAAATCACTTCCCACAATTCCAACTAATCTTATTGGTCCACTGAAATAACTTGCAGCCAAAGAAATGTAAGTTGCTGAACCACCAAGTGCATTTTCAATTTTGTCAAAAGGTGTTGCAACTGTATCAAGACCGAGAGAGCCGACGACTAATAAACCCAATTTATTCTCCTGAAAAATTTAGAAATTATAATTTTAAAATAAGGTATTTAAATAATACTTAATAAATCGTTAAATCTTTATCTCAACAAAATTCAAAAAACTTTTTCTGTGAAAAAAATATTCAGTAATTAAATCTACTGACTTTCTTTGTCCTTCCCACGCCAGAAGATTTCGTGCCTCAACTGGTTTTAACCATTTGTATTCAACATGTTCAGTGCTGATTTTTATATGCGACTGATAATCTACTTTAGCGGCAAAAACCGGAATTAACGAAATGTATTCATCTTCAGGTGAATAGAAAGAATTTATGTTTGGTGCAATCCAGATTTTTTCCGGAATTAAACCGGTTTCCTCTTTTATTTCCCGCAACGCTGTTTGATAAGCTTTTTCATTATCTTTTATTTTACCGGAAACCATTTGCCAAAGATTTGGATAATATTGATATGGTGCTCGCTTCAAAAGCAGGAATTCTATCTCACCATCTTTTTCTCTGAATATATGTGCTTCAATAAGGTTTGAAATTACTTTCATATTAAAAAAATTTTTCTTTGTTTGATTAAGTGGATATTATTGATTAAAAAAATTGGTCTCTTAAATTTTTCCATTACTAAAAATATGCACGAGCTTCTGCACGCATTGTGTGAATAGGTTTAGAACTTCCCTGTAATCTTCCATCATAACTAATTGTAGTTTGAAGATTAGAAGAAAGTTTGTAATCAAAATTAACTCTCCAAAAATAATTCTTGCCAATCTGGTTTCCACCAGTTAATTCAAAAGGAATAAAATTCTGATTTGTATTTGCAAGAAGTTCGTTTCTCTCTAATTCTATTCGAAGTCTTCCGGTTCCGAGAAATGAAATATTCAATCTCACAGCTTGTCCATTTAAATCAATTATTGTTGGTTGAATTGGAAATGTATCTTCATTTCTTCCAACTCTGATTTTAAAACCAACTTCAACTGTTCTGACTGGTCTATAAGAAAAATCTGAGGTAACGAAATTACTATTTACTCTTCTTACTCTGTTTGAACTTTTTTGCGAAGTCAGATTATCATCGGAATTAACTAAATCGGTTTGATTACTAACTTCTTCAACCATTTTAAATTTTATGCGAAGACTTCTTTCTCTGAAATAACCTCTTTCAAAGCCACCACTGAATTCATTAAGATTTGTTCTTTGTAAATAACGAAATCTGAAGGAAAGGTCTTGTTCATTTTCAAAAAGGAAAAAATCCTGCTGCAATAAGTTTGAACCACGAATTGTTGTTGCTTCATTCTGAAATGTTGATAGACGAAGCAAATAGATATTTGAATATTTTGTGTCTTTACTGTTCTCTTCAATTCTCCACAATGTTTCTGTTGAAATTGCTTTTAAGACTGAAGAAAGAAAATTTCTTTCATTTGAGATTTTAGAAAAATTTGTTTTCCATCTTGTACTTGTCTTCAAATCAATTACAGGAAAAAGTTGATCAGTCGGAATTGTAACCTGTATATAATCACCATCAAAAGTTGTAGGTTCAAATTCATTCTCATCAGCTATTCCATTATTGTTTAAATCTCCAAGATATTTGTAATTACCTGTGCCTTGTTCAACCCGCACAAACACTTTCTGCAATCGTGCTGATTTCTGAGTTGATACTTCATAAAATAAATCTCCTTTCAGCATTGGGTCCCAAAAATTAAACTTTGACTGCGAACGAACTAAAATAGATTGATTATCAAGATAGCCAAGTTGTTTGAAGTCCTGTGTATAATTTTTATTTCTGATTGTAAGATTTAATGAAGAAGTAAACTCACGAAATCCTTTGTAGTTAATTTCAAATGAATTTGTTTTCGAAACAGATTCTTTCAGCATTAATCCGTTGATTGGGAAATAATCTTCACGGAATGAGTGCCTTGTGATAAAATTTAACCCTTCAAAATCAGATAGCTCGATAAAAGGAATAAATTCCAAATACTTCAAACTTCCGTTTAATAAGGAATCCTTTCCGCTTCGTTTATCATTTTTGTCTTCAGCCAGAAATTCAATTCCTGGTTTCAAATTCCAAAATTGGTAATATGCATTTCCACGATGTCTGAACCACTTTGAGTTTATTATCTGATTGGATGTGTTAACATAATCAAGATTATATTCAGCAGAATAGGATTTATTATCACTCAGATTTATCAGGTTGTTAAATCGCTTTGAAGAAAATGAATCTCCTTTGGATAAAAAACCAGCAGCGGAATTAACACGAAGTTCTTCAATCGGAATAAGAGTCAATCCAATTTCACGAAGACTTTCATTTTCTTTTTCATTAGCAGTTGAAGTGTTGTAGTATCTGTTGAATTCAACATCGTTAAATCTATCAAATGAAGTGAATTTTTTCTCGACAAATCTTTCACGATAACTTATTCCGGCTTTACCGAGATTGATATTACCAACTTCAATCTGTGAAGGTTTAAGTTTAAGAGAAAAATTTGCTGCATAACCAAAGTTATCATTTTCGTCCAAAGAGGAAAATCTGTTTTTATCGAACAAACTTCCTGCATAATCAAAATTGATATCCAGGTTCTCAAAAAGATTTGCTGAAAGCGTAACAGCTCCTAACTGTTTTAACTGAGGAACAGGAATAAAAGTGATTGGCAAATAACCTCCTCTGCCAATTCCTACAAATCTGTAAACGCCTAAACTTTCTCTCACATAATCTCCATTGCCTTCACCTACATAACTGAATGAAACATTATAAATTGCTAAAGTATCGCCCGCATTATAGACATAATACGAAAAAGTATTTCCGTTTATTATTGTATCAATCTTTGAATAAATACCTTTAATAATTCCAAGTGAATCAGGTTCAGCAATTCGTACTCCACTTTTTATTGCTTTATTTCTGTCATCGCCGGCTTGTGCAAGAATTTCTTTGTCTTGTTCAGTTAATGAAATATCAATTGGGGCATCCTGATTATCACCTTCTCTAAGATATTCAAATCCAAATTTTAGTTTGTTGTTAAAGAATGAAGATGAAACTCCTGCACCAAAAAAATTTCTTGAGTATTGTCTGTCTGTGTACTCAAAATCAACACTTATTCTACTTGCTGAGGTTATAAGTCTGTTTGGTGTAAAAGTTATTGTTGCATTTGAATATTCAATTGTATAATCATTGTTTTCGCCTCTTCTCATCTCAATTCCATCAAGGAAGACTTTTTCTGTTCCTGCAATAATTATAATATCTCTTTCATTATTTATTCCATTCAATCTGTATGGACCCTGAACACCATCTTG
This genomic window contains:
- the mtnA gene encoding S-methyl-5-thioribose-1-phosphate isomerase → MKNNSYFPLKFEDDHLIFIDQTKLPLQENYISTDDYIRIAEAIERLEIRGAPLIGIAAAYACALAFKNKNEKDDNFFNKVYNRLATTRPTAVNLFFALKEIEKVYSSMDDSNVYESLLLTAHKIFSDEEKFSEKIAKNGLNIFLKRSNVLTHCNTGALATAGFGTAFAIIKNAFDHQLINHVFVDETRPLLQGLRLTAFELEKNEIPFTVQTDSSAAVLMQEGKIDLVITGADRIALNGDTANKIGTYNLAVLCNYHNIPFYIAAPSTTIDRTIATGAEIAIEFRDSKELLFIGDKQVGKESYQCFCPAFDVTPSHLIRGIITEEGVFTFPYNFIR
- a CDS encoding PfkB family carbohydrate kinase, which gives rise to MGLLVVGSLGLDTVATPFDKIENALGGSATYISLAASYFSGPIRLVGIVGSDFPKEYIDMLNTHNIDLEGLQIVEGGKTFRWSGKYHYDLNVRDTLYTELNVFEKFDPVIPDSARKSKFVCLGNIDPVLQSKVLDQMENPQFVVCDTMNYWIEGKKKELLELLPRVNVLIINDSEARLLAHEPNLIRAAKMIRAMGPEILIIKKGEHGALLFTEETIFSAPAFPMESIYDPTGAGDSFAGGFIGYLFKTRDLSSESLKRAVIYGSTMASFCVEKFSTKGLEELSYLQIQDRFRQFMNLSRFDEE
- a CDS encoding NUDIX pyrophosphatase — its product is MKVISNLIEAHIFREKDGEIEFLLLKRAPYQYYPNLWQMVSGKIKDNEKAYQTALREIKEETGLIPEKIWIAPNINSFYSPEDEYISLIPVFAAKVDYQSHIKISTEHVEYKWLKPVEARNLLAWEGQRKSVDLITEYFFHRKSFLNFVEIKI
- the recO gene encoding DNA repair protein RecO — protein: MSEIIKTQAIVLGKMNYSDSSLIVTLYTDHNGKVPAILKGARSPKSKLALIVDTLNHIEVIFYKKESRELQIVSSADLISHFPNIKSDLESTKYAFAVLELVRNLTIENESNSRLFKGLVRILEHFENKKESPSILFARFFMFLITETGYEIMIDKCSICGKELTPEFSIGYNFSTGFICNECLQSHSGFEKIESELFKFLYCLKNKKFLNGLKVTTIDEGNSFLERYVKEHIPDFKGIQSLEMFK